Proteins from a genomic interval of Vanessa atalanta chromosome 28, ilVanAtal1.2, whole genome shotgun sequence:
- the LOC125074865 gene encoding uncharacterized protein LOC125074865 isoform X2, with protein sequence MDDTGASLKTAEGAAATRKRRSSILKSQRPPRTPFSELEFNVATPTDTAKSRRVSFSRRTGVAEFVTNEATTTWKNFYEEHNKSLESSGNESAANAGRQVIGHIGKRIFDQQFEEVEVVDIGGTLQTNTVLQEFQTSLNNVNLTQQLAALECTGDDRKLTAPVQNFDLSSFTDHHSKVFGDDLSIPVMNEMSNQININFSNLQPLGNSNCDDLDEMQRDLERSNPSNVVCQGPSRGRRDLSEYIEIDLNMTNVGVRSDDCDMSITDTIQSPKVQEVMKSNTSNVNDDWAVDKENIVMNPYTTPKESLNFAVNEVTDEVLVFDGKKLTVQSEKKKVLDLESQNASNNTQTPNNVTPKRKTIVLNMNDDLPNFNQDGSLMTSQSYNVPKDNAQEKKTVIYNDFDLSITQSVDNKIEVPKRKTIVFEDDMGNISITQAVPAKVIIHKEEKRKTILYENDLTNLSITQAVPTNIIHGNKSMAEKRKSTVYDDGDISFTRALPSNLILNDKAKPSQDKTVYFQDDLDMSVTQAIPQNIISSKVKNIEYTKNDLTNLSITQAIPCNIIINEIKKNDLGKTIFYGNNLDADIETTQVVSDEAVFIKKSNIDKRKTIVYEEDAGNVSITQAIPSNIIFSSKNNVSDVNASKIDTKAKDNLKNISAFDTETISEAMKELNTEKSSPKRNVTLYGDQAEVSFTRVMPTNILQSNVNEQYDMETISRDNDISMTRALPTNILLSAEEQVKTEEEPLNKEADVTIPKTDLNKTESKDITINAVGNITRMLQESKFNSNDLSNLSLTKPIPTEILNIHNDFPHKCEIDADKCIFEDNNASVNQDILIYQNAEQNATVINETNHSNYPVEDLKQISYSSFSKNNDSIRHDHTLNQTTVEEQSSDRSNTYSIRKYVHNEEGLIERESLKEIEILPICTQESKVILAEQNSKPKKSILSELLDMSCASLNEANISETKALTENERSPPAVEKESSESLFLIIRDSGNDINVAHIGETVNSKNDNDMSSDFQKISSQLQARDTEESEQDYLKQKVEELKIINEVNTKSLNRHYEKVLSSDLRKSIEDLDKSNVTRGKKSFKNADDTAELLEMLSDFTDGQSDDQGKNKTLGSIEVKGSETLVNKSKLARLSFVPKRQSIAFSREDLLNNISMAQAALQQSRFEMDESGSTEDTHDSPEEEDFQSNKSPKKSVRMSTEVVKTLQFEEDDSIDDNSSNAVVEISPLKKTAFGESAYMKEDKARVIPTYLKDVSDGIKALMHDLVKPMADVLPYETTELHKAKKSTSTCSTQIQASLVTSSQIDIDVELRSTAESLDNIKSNQSIVTEIAMGKESVSQTLKQNFNPPPTNIPLEINRLPKIEAKMNTLITHHSNAGPVIVFDHHNPLNNILLTQTECTKVHKYNPLSKSICSEDDSVDDINKNKKSDVASVSMHYNVESRLSRNQSVLQPGDACDERTSELISKGSNVSKPLSVNRSTEGLALDMKHTEVNTVIAMKVNQELLQTSSSLTLVDDALAQSAFDLKVDLISSDDDQRSSLKAIYNMDTDEDQLQNIDPDSEDFEKEDVNENSTTRKRSYSPTKQDKNRASRPNVDITPKPVSKMQKISNSPHLKSKDREQFSIEKSPDKTKSPKKRNSSRPEEVITVQQLISECYRITKMDQKNKHANLIESPSVTLDTETISPTTESATSVDTVNVSAKERQDTNSVDTQAVTVVGSDVSRVNWQPEVVDELSSKNLLAECSSSANVVAKINTLPFMGSRECEWESSGGDVWMFRLLRSRIRLTVRLAHSHHNASRSRVRADTHLVALMVDPVQEESDPLAALCVRLAAEAMRYECSRATSAADVPALLRRCAALARVALRWGRAMRDARARLAYSVTPDGELTLKVANVPLRAVWEVRLAVELVAEERGAAWPRAGHVRAASVLSGSRAPSPPRLARLADKLPRDWGHAPAVLWKVFKYLKNKTREDDLLGL encoded by the exons ATGGATGATACCGGGGCATCACTAAAGACTGCGGAGGGCGCAGCGGCTAC TAGAAAACGCAGATCATCAATACTCAAAAGCCAGCGACCTCCGCGGACGCCTTTTTCAGAGTTGGAATTCAACGTAGCCACGCCCACGGACACCGCGAAGAGTCGACGTGTCAGTTTCTCACGGCGTACCGGCGTTGC TGAATTTGTTACGAATGAAGCAACAACGACTTGGAAGAACTTTTACGAAGAACATAATAAATCATTGGAATCATCAGGCAACGAATCAGCAGCAAACGCAGGCCGTCAGGTCATAGGGCATATCGGGAAGAGAATATTCGATCAGCAGTTTGAGGAGGTCGAGGTCGTAGATATCGGTGGTACTCTACAAACAAATACAGTACTTCAGGAGTTTCAAACATcactaaataatgttaatttaacacAGCAGCTAGCTGCACTCGAATGTACTGGCGACGATAGGAAGCTAACAGCTCCTGTTCAAAATTTCGATTTAAGTTCGTTCACTGATCACCATAGCAAAGTGTTTGGAGATGATTTAAGTATTCCAGTGATGAATGAAATGTCGAATCagattaatataaacttttcgAATCTACAGCCGTTAGGTAACAGTAATTGTGATGATTTAGATGAAATGCAACGCGACTTGGAAAGGTCGAATCCATCAAATGTTGTCTGTCAGGGTCCTTCTAGAGGTAGAAGGGATCTATCGGAGTATATCGAAATTGATCTAAATATGACTAATGTTGGTGTCAGAAGTGATGATTGTGATATGTCCATCACTGATACAATCCAAAGTCCGAAAGTTCAGGAAGTTATGAAAAGTAATACGTCGAATGTTAATGACGATTGGGCGGTTGACAAAGAAAATATAGTCATGAATCCCTATACAACGCCTAAGGAATCACTAAACTTTGCCGTTAATGAAGTTACTGATGAAGTTCTCGTATTTGATGGAAAGAAACTAACAGTTCAGTCGGAGAAGAAGAAGGTGCTAGATCTAGAGAGTCAAAACGCTTCAAATAATACACAAACTCCTAATAATGTTACTCCGAAGAGAAAAACAATAGTGTTGAATATGAACGATGATTTACCTAATTTCAATCAAGATGGTTCACTCATGACAAGTCAAAGTTATAATGTTCCCAAAGATAATGCACAAGAAAAGAAGACAGTTATATACAATGACTTCGATTTGTCAATAACGCAATCggttgataataaaattgaggTGCCGAAACGAAAAACGATCGTATTTGAAGACGATATGGGAAACATATCGATCACTCAAGCTGTTCCTGCTAAAGTTATAATACATAAAGAGGAAAAGAGAAAGACAATACTGTATGAAAATGATTTGACGAATTTATCAATAACACAAGCTGTTCCCACGAACATAATTCATGGTAACAAAAGTATGgcagaaaaaagaaaaagtactGTCTATGATGACGGTGATATATCTTTTACACGTGCGCTACCttcgaatttaattttgaatgataAAGCTAAACCATCTCAAGATAAAACAGTATATTTTCAAGATGATTTAGACATGTCAGTCACGCAAGCGATACCACAGAACATTATATcttcaaaagttaaaaatatcgaaTACACTAAGAATGATTTAACTAATCTTTCAATAACTCAGGCTATaccttgtaatataataatcaatgaaataaagaaaaacgatCTGggcaaaacaatattttacggTAATAATCTAGATGCAGATATTGAAACAACGCAAGTCGTCTCTGATGAGGCTGTTTTCATCAAAAAGAGTAACATTGATAAAAGGAAAACGATTGTCTACGAAGAGGACGCTGGAAACGTGTCTATCACGCAAGCTATACcctctaatattatattcagtAGTAAAAATAACGTTTCTGATGTAAATGCGTCGAAAATAGATACTAAAGCAAAAGATAATCTCAAAAACATATCAGCTTTCGATACTGAAACTATTTCTGAAGCTATGAAGGAACTAAATACTGAGAAAAGTTCTCCAAAACGTAACGTAACACTTTATGGAGATCAAGCTGAAGTTTCATTCACAAGAGTTATGCctactaatattttacaatcGAATGTTAATGAGCAATATGACATGGAAACGATTTCACGCGATAATGATATTTCTATGACACGTGCGTTGCCTACTAATATATTGTTGTCAGCTGAAGAACAGGTTAAAACTGAAGAAGAACCATTAAACAAAGAGGCTGATGTTACTATACCTAAGACAGATCTAAATAAAACAGAAAGTAAAGATATTACAATTAATGCAGTAGGTAATATAACGAGAATGTTACAAGAATCTAAATTTAATAGCAACGATTTAAGCAATTTATCATTAACGAAGCCGATACCgactgaaatattaaatattcataatgatTTTCCGCACAAGTGCGAAATTGATGCTGATAAGTGCATATTCGAAGATAACAATGCGTCCGTCAATCaagatattttgatatatcagAACGCGGAGCAGAATGCGACAGTAATAAACGAAACCAATCATAGTAATTATCCAGTAGaagatttaaaacaaatctCGTATAGTTCCTtcagtaaaaataatgattctATCAGACATGATCATACATTAAATCAGACTACAGTCGAAGAACAGTCCAGTGATAGATCTAATACTTACAGCATTAGGAAATATGTCCATAATGAGGAGGGACTTATTGAAAGAGAAAGCTTGAAGGAAATAGAAATACTGCCAATTTGCACACAGGAATCCAAAGTTATTCTTGCAGAACAAAATTCTAAGCCCAAAAAGTCTATTCTTAGTGAGCTCTTAGACATGTCGTGTGCTTCGTTAAATGAAGCAAATATAAGTGAAACGAAAGCGTTAACTGAAAACGAACGGAGTCCACCAGCGGTTGAGAAAGAATCAAGTGAGAGTCTCTTTTTGATAATAAGAGACAGCGGAAATGATATTAACGTAGCACATATTGGGGAAACTGTGAATAGTAAAAATGACAATGATATGAGCAGTGATTTCCAAAAAATATCCTCACAGCTACAAGCGCGCGATACCGAAGAATCTGAGCaggattatttaaaacaaaaggtcgaagaacttaaaataattaatgaagtcAATACGAAATCGTTAAACAGACACTATGAAAAAGTATTGAGCTCAGATCTCCGAAAAAGTATAGAAGACTTAGATAAATCTAACGTCACTAGAGgcaaaaaatcttttaagaatGCGGATGACACGGCTGAGTTGTTAGAAATGCTTTCGGATTTTACAGACGGACAATCTGATGACCAAGGAAAGAATAAAACGTTAGGCTCAATAGAAGTAAAAGGCTCCGAAACTCTAGTAAACAAAAGTAAGTTAGCGCGTTTGAGTTTCGTTCCAAAGAGGCAGTCTATCGCGTTTAGTCGAGAGGACttgctaaataatatttcaatggcTCAAGCCGCCTTACAACAGTCTCGATTCGAAATGGACGAAAGCGGAAGTACAGAAGACACACACGACTCACCCGAAGAAGAAGACTTCCAAAGCAATAAATCGCCAAAGAAATCAGTACGAATGAGTACAGAAGTAgtgaaaacattacaatttgAAGAAGACGATTCAATTGACGATAACAGTTCGAATGCAGTTGTAGAAATATCACCGTTAAAGAAAACAGCTTTCGGTGAAAGCGCATATATGAAGGAAGACAAAGCGAGAGTTATACCGACTTATTTGAAGGATGTCTCAGATGGTATTAAAGCTCTGATGCACGATTTGGTAAAGCCGATGGCAGACGTTCTACCTTACGAGACAACTGAACTACACAAGGCCAAGAAATCAACTTCAACGTGCAGTACTCAGATACAAGCAAGCCTAGTGACTTCGAGTCAGATAGATATTGATGTGGAATTACGATCCACTGCGGAGTCACTTGATAATATAAAGTCGAATCAATCCATCGTGACAGAGATAGCCATGGGTAAAGAATCCGTGTCTCaaacattgaaacaaaattttaatccgCCTCCAACAAATATCCCCTTGGAAATAAATCGTTTGCCAAAAATAGAAGCGaaaatgaatactttaataACCCATCATTCGAACGCTGGACCCGTTATTGTATTCGATCATCACAATCCACTAAACAATATACTGTTAACTCAAACGGAATGTACGAAAGTTCACAAATATAACCCATTATCGAAAAGTATTTGCAGTGAAGATGATTCTGttgatgatataaataaaaataagaaatcagATGTCGCGAGTGTTTCGATGCACTATAACGTGGAAAGTCGTTTAAGTCGTAACCAATCCGTATTACAACCTGGGGACGCGTGTGACGAAAGAACAAGCGAATTGATCAGTAAGGGGTCGAATGTTAGTAAGCCTCTGTCTGTCAATCGATCGACCGAAGGCTTAGCATTGGACATGAAACATACAGAAGTCAACACAGTTATCGCTATGAAAGTTAATCAGGAACTTCTACAAACAAGTTCCTCATTAACATTGGTGGATGATGCACTGGCTCAATCAGCGTTTGACCTGAAAGTCGATTTGATTTCTTCTGATGATGATCAAAGATCCTCACTAAAAGCTATTTACAACATGGATACCGATGAAGATCAATTACAAAATATCGATCCAGACAGCGAAGATTTCGAAAAGGAAGATGTTAATGAAAATTCAACCACAAGAAAACGTAGCTATAGTCCAACGAAACAAGACAAAAATAGAGCGAGTCGACCGAACGTGGACATCACTCCGAAACCAGTTAgcaaaatgcaaaaaatatcgAATAGTCCGCATTTAAAGAGCAAAGATCGAGAACAATTTAGTATTGAAAAAAGTCCCGATAAGACGAAATCCCCAAAGAAAAGGAACAGCTCCAGGCCAGAGGAAGTAATAACTGTTCAACAATTAATTTCAGAATGTTACAGGATCACGAAAATGGATCAGAAAAATAAACATGCAAATTTAATAGAGAGTCCATCGGTTACCTTAGATACGGAAACGATATCGCCAACCACAGAGAGCGCGACGAGCGTAGATACTGTGAACGTTAGTGCGAAAGAGAGGCAAGATACGAACAGTGTCGATACCCAAGCGGTTACAGTGGTGGGCAGCGATGTGTCGCGTGTGAACTGGCAGCCTGAAGTCGTTGACGAGTTGAGCTCAAAGAACTTACTAGCTGAATGTAGTTCGAGTGCCAATGTTGTCGCTAAAATCAACACTCTGCCGTTCATGGG AAGCCGAGAGTGCGAATGGGAGTCTTCAGGTGGTGACGTGTGGATGTTCCGACTCTTGCGTTCCCGTATTCGGTTGACTGTCCGTCTCGCTCACTCGCATCACAACGCGTCTCGGTCGCGAGTCCGCGCAGATACACATCTAGTCGCTTTGATGGTGGATCCTGTACAAG AAGAGAGCGACCCGCTGGCGGCGCTGTGCGTGCGGCTGGCGGCCGAGGCCATGCGCTACGAGTGCTCGCGCGCCACCAGCGCCGCCGACGTGCCCGCGCTGCTGCGCCGCTGCGCCGCGCTCGCGCGCGTGGCGCTGCGTTGGGGCCGCGCCATGCGCGACGCGCGCGCCCGCCTCGCCTACTCCGTCACGCCCGACGGCGAGCTCACGCTCAAG GTGGCGAACGTGCCGCTCCGCGCAGTGTGGGAGGTGCGGCTGGCGGTAGAGCTGGTGGCGGAGGAGCGCGGCGCGGCGTGGCCCCGCGCGGGACACGTGCGCGCCGCGTCCGTGCTGTCCGGCTCGCGGGCCCCCTCCCCCCCGCGCCTGGCGCGCCTGGCCGACAAGCTGCCGCGTGACTGGGGACACGCGCCGGCCGTGCTCTG GAAAGTGTTCAAGTATTTGAAGAATAAGACGAGAGAGGATGATTTACTTGGGTTATAA